The DNA region GGAAAAACTTGATAGGAACTTTTTATCATCCTGATGCAGTAATCATAGATATAAAGACTCTGGATACTCTTTCTGAGAGAGAGTATAAAAGTGGCATCGCAGAAGTTATAAAGTATGGAATGATCATGAATTATGAATTCTTTAAGTTTCTTGAAAAGAACGTTGATTCTATATTGAGCAAGGATGTTGATAAACTTCTGTATGTTATAAAGGAAAGCCTTCTTTGTAAGAAGTATGTGGTTGAGAAAGATGAAAAAGAATCGTCTTTGAGAATGATTTTAAACTTTGGTCATACTTTTGGACATGCTATAGAGGCGAAAGGAGGATATAGGAGGTTTCTACATGGTGAAGCTGTAGCAATTGGTATGCTTTTGGCTACTTATTTAGGATATAAGCTTGGATTTTGCAATTATGAGGTTTTAGAAAGATTAAAAGAATTACTAATGCTTTTTGGATTTAAAATTAAAAGTCCATATAGAATTGAGGATTTAATGGAGTATATAAAAAGGGACAAAAAAGCATATGGAGGAAAACTTAGACTTATTCTACCAAGAGAAATAGGAAGGGTAGAGATTGTAGAAGATATAGAGGAAAAGGATATAATAAAGATCTTAAAGGAAGGTGATGATTATGGAAAGTGATTTTTATGAGTTTAGGATTCATATTTTACTGGTAAATCATTTAAATTTTACGCTTAGGGAGGAAAGAAAAGTATGATTATTGTGCTTAAGTCTGGTGCTACTGAGGAGGATATACAAAAAGTAATAGATAAATTAAAGGAATATAATTATGGGGCTCATATATCAAGAGGGGAAAATAAAGTTGTCATAGGGGCAATTGGTGAGAAAAGAATGGAAGAAAAGATTCTTATAATGGAGCAGATAAGCTCTTTTCCTTTTGTAGAGCAAGTTATTCCTATTTTAACACCTTATAAATTAGTTACAAAGGAATTTAACCCTCAGGGGACTAGGATAAAAGTAAACCAAGTAGAAATTGGAAATGAAGAGATAGTTGTCATGGCCGGACCTTGTGCCGTAGAAAGCAGAGAACAACTTCGTGAGATTGCAGGATTTGTTAAAGAAGTAGGAGCTAAGGTTTTAAGAGGAGGGGTATTTAAGCCTCGTACATCTCCTTATAGTTTCCAAGGATTAGGAATAGAAGGGTTAAAGCTCCTTTATGAAGTAAAAAATGAGTTTGATATACCTGTAATAACAGAGGTTATGGATCCAAGAGATTTGGACATAGTTGCAGAATATGTAGACATTATCCAAATAGGGGCAAGAAATATGCAGAACTTTACTTTATTAAAGGAGGTTGGAAAATTAAGAAAACCAGTTCTTCTTAAGAGAGGGCTTTCGGCAACTTTAGAGGAATTCTTGTTTGCAGCAGAGTATATTTTGCTCGGAGGAAATTCTGAAGTTATCCTTTGTGAAAGAGGAATAAGAACTTTTTCTGATTTTTCTAGAAATACTTTAGATCTTTCTATTATTCCTGCCTTAAAGGAGAAGACGCACCTTCCAGTATTTGTAGATCCGAGTCATGGTACTGGAAATTATAGGTATGTACCCAGTATGGCAAAGGCTGCTATTGCTGCAGGGGCAGATGGATTAATAATAGAAGTACACCCACATCCTGAGAAAGCTCTTTCTGATGGACCCCAATCTCTTACCTTTTCTGATTTTAGAAGGTTAATGAATGAATTGAAAGCTATAGCGAGTGCTGTAGGGAGAAGGTTATGATAATAGGTATTGTAGGACTCGGATTAATAGGTACTTCCTTAGCCCTTTCCCTTAAAAAAGGATTTGGTGATCTTTATCTTTGGGGGGTGGATAATGATTGTGAAGTTTTAGGGTATCTCTCAGAAAAAAAGATCTTTGATGTCTTAGAAAAAAGATTAGATCGTTTTAAAGATCTAATTAGGGAGACAGATTGTGTATTTATATCTGTACATCCTTCGTCAGTCATGGATGTGGTTAAGAATATTGAAAGCTATGTAAAGGAAGGAGTCATTATAACTGATACGGCAAGTACAAAATCTAAAATTATGAGTTATGTAAATAATGATGAATTTTTAAGAAAGATTTTTATAGGGGGGCATCCCCTTGCAGGAAGAGAGATATCGGGCCCTTTAGGGGCTGTGGATAATCTTTTCGACGGAAAGATTTATTTCTTATGTCCTGCTATAGAAGTTTCTAAGGAGAAAATTGGGAGTTTAGAAAAGCTACTAAAGAAAATAAATGCAACTCCTCTTATTATTGATCCTGAGGTGCATGATGAAATTCTTGCTTTTACAAGTCATCTTCCTCAAATTATTGCTTATTTGTTATCTTATGTAGCTATAAATGAAAATAACATAGACTTTTTTGGAAGTGGGTTTAAAGATATAACAAGAATAGCCAAAAGTGATTATAATTTATGGGTTGATATTGTGAAAGAGAATAATATAAAAATAAAGAAAGCTTTAGGCGAATTTGAGAAGACTTTAAGAGATCTAGTTGAAAAATTAGAAAAGGAGGATTTTGTAAGTATAGAAAAATTATTCAAAGAATCTAAAGAAAAAAGGTTAAAGTTGAGGGATTAAAATGGGAAAATTGATGATTAAGAAAAGTAGGAGTTTAATGGGAGAGATAAAGATTCCTGGAGACAAATCTATCTCTCATAGAGCTTTAATATTTTCCTCTATGGGTGAAGGGGAAAGTATTATAAAGAATTTTCTTTTCTCTCAGGATTGTATTTCTACAATGAACTGTTTAAGAGCTCTTGGAACAAGTATTGAAATCTGTGAGAATGTGATCAAAGTGAAAGGAAATGGCATAAATGGATTTAGAGAGCCTGAAAATGTTCTGGATGCTGGAAATTCAGGGACTACTATTAGACTATTTACTGGCCTTTTAAGTGGCCTTCCGGGAATATTCTCGGTAATCACGGGAGATGATTCTTTAAGAAGAAGACCAATGAAGAGGGTTGTGGAACCTCTTTTAGGGATGGGAGCAAAGATATGGGGAAGAAACGGTGGTAATAATCCTCCTCTTGCTATAAAAGGAGAAAAACTCAAAGGAAGAGATCATACATTGAGTGTAGCAAGCGCTCAAGTAAAATCTGCACTGCTTATTGCGGGTCTTCTTGCTGATGGGGAAACTTCTGTTACAGAACCATCTTTATCAAGGGATCATACCGAGCGAATATTTCAATATTTGGGATTACCTCTTATAAGAAATGGTTTGACATTAAAGACTCATGGTATAGAAGGCTTTAAAAATAAAGATTTTAACATTCCTGGAGATTTCTCTTCGGCAGCTTTTATTATTGCTGCAGGACTATTAGTAGAAGGATCTAAGATTGTTATTAAAAATGTTGGGATTAATCCGACAAGAATAGGCATGTTAAGTGTACTTAAAGAAGCTGGTGCCAAAATTCAGATTCTTAATCAGTGGGAAGAAGGGGGAGAGCCTATTGGGGATTTAATAGTAGAATTCTCAATATTAGAATCCTTTGAGGTAAGGGGAGAGATTGTACCAAAGCTTATTGACGAAGTTCCTATTTTGGCAATAATAGCAACTCAAGCAAAAGGAAAGAGTGTTTTTAAAGACGTAGGAGAATTGAAAGTGAAGGAGTCTGATAGAATTAAGGCAGTGGTTGATGGAATAAATAAAATGGGGGGAAAGGCAGAGATAATTGATGAGGGATTTGCAGTATATGGTCCTACAAAATTAAATGGAAATGAAATAGAAACCTATAATGATCATAGAATTGCTATGTCTTTTGCTATTGCAGGACTTCTTGCTGACGGAGAAACGATAGTAGAGAGTAATAGTATAAGTATATCTTTTCCAAATTTTGGTGAGACTATCAAAAAATTAGGGGGGAATATTATTGAGTTATAATCCTAAGTGGATAGATGATGATATTTACTTTCTCGTAAAGGCTTTACTTACTCTCAAAAATGAGGAAGAAGTTTTGAGGTTTCTTGAAGACATCTGTACTATCACAGAAATAAAAGAATTATCTCAGAGATTAAAGGTTGCTAAAATGCTATATGAAGGAAAATCTTATGAGGAGATTGAGAGAGAAACAGGAACAAGTTCTGCCACTATAAGCAGAGTCAAAAAGTTTTTGCTTTATGGTGCTGAAGGATATAAAACCGTTTTAGATAGATTAATAAAAAAGGGGTAAGCTTAAACGCTTACCCCTTTTTATATAACCAACATTTAACCCAGTGTTCTTTTGATACTTCAATCTCTTCTGGTTCTTTCTCTTTACATATATCCATAACATATTGACAACGAGGATGAAATCTGCACCCTGATGGTGGATTAATTAGGTTTGGTGGCTCTCCTGGTGGAACTTCCCTTAGTTTGAAGCGGTTTTGAGGATCAGGATCTGGTATTGCAGAAAGAAGGGCTTTTGTATAAGGATGCAATGGATTATTTAATAATTCTTCTGTTCTTGCTCTTTCTACTAAATTTCCTGCATACATTATGAAGATCCAGTTTGAGAAAGCTCTTACTGTAGCAAGGTCATGGGTGATATATATCATACTCATATGGTGGCTTTCTTGAAGATCTCTTAGGAGTTCAAGGATCTCTATCCTTACCGAGGCATCAAGCATGGATACTGGTTCATCTGCTATTACAAGTTTTGGTTTCATAATTAATGCTCTTGCTATGACCACCCTTTGCATTTGCCCCCCTGATATCATGTGAGGATATTTTCCAATAAAATCGGTTACTGGTGTAAGCTTAACTTCCTCTAAAGCTTTGAAGATCATTTCTCTTCTTTCTCCGGGAGTTCCAATTTTGTTTATTAAAAGAGGTTCTTCTAAAATTCTATATATGGTAAAATGGGGAACTAAAGCACCAAAAGGATCTTGCTGAACAAATCCAGTTTCCTTTCGATACCAATTTAGCTCTTTGTAATCAGCTTTTGTTATATCTTTGTCTTCAAAGACAATTTTTCCATCTGTGGGTTCATATAGTCTTAATATAGTTCTTCCTAAGGTGGTTTTTCCTGAGCCACTTTCTCCAACTAAGGATATGGATTCTCCCTTTTTAAGCTCAAAATTTACCCCATCTACAGCTTTTACATACATGGGCTTTGCTAAAATGTTTTTTCTTATTTCAAACCAAACTTTTAAGTTCTCAACCCTTAATAAAATATTATTATTGTTACTCATGGCTCTCACCTATATAACATTTTGCATAATGTTCTTCGTCTTTTTTAAACATGGGAGGTTCTTTTTCTCTACATATATCCATAACATATTGACAACGAGGATGAAATCTGCATCCTGATGGTGGATTAATTAGGCTTGGTGGAGATCCTGGAATGGATTTTAGCTTTTTTGTAGTCTTAAGA from Dictyoglomus turgidum DSM 6724 includes:
- the aroF gene encoding 3-deoxy-7-phosphoheptulonate synthase, with the protein product MIIVLKSGATEEDIQKVIDKLKEYNYGAHISRGENKVVIGAIGEKRMEEKILIMEQISSFPFVEQVIPILTPYKLVTKEFNPQGTRIKVNQVEIGNEEIVVMAGPCAVESREQLREIAGFVKEVGAKVLRGGVFKPRTSPYSFQGLGIEGLKLLYEVKNEFDIPVITEVMDPRDLDIVAEYVDIIQIGARNMQNFTLLKEVGKLRKPVLLKRGLSATLEEFLFAAEYILLGGNSEVILCERGIRTFSDFSRNTLDLSIIPALKEKTHLPVFVDPSHGTGNYRYVPSMAKAAIAAGADGLIIEVHPHPEKALSDGPQSLTFSDFRRLMNELKAIASAVGRRL
- a CDS encoding YerC/YecD family TrpR-related protein, whose product is MSYNPKWIDDDIYFLVKALLTLKNEEEVLRFLEDICTITEIKELSQRLKVAKMLYEGKSYEEIERETGTSSATISRVKKFLLYGAEGYKTVLDRLIKKG
- the aroA gene encoding 3-phosphoshikimate 1-carboxyvinyltransferase, yielding MGKLMIKKSRSLMGEIKIPGDKSISHRALIFSSMGEGESIIKNFLFSQDCISTMNCLRALGTSIEICENVIKVKGNGINGFREPENVLDAGNSGTTIRLFTGLLSGLPGIFSVITGDDSLRRRPMKRVVEPLLGMGAKIWGRNGGNNPPLAIKGEKLKGRDHTLSVASAQVKSALLIAGLLADGETSVTEPSLSRDHTERIFQYLGLPLIRNGLTLKTHGIEGFKNKDFNIPGDFSSAAFIIAAGLLVEGSKIVIKNVGINPTRIGMLSVLKEAGAKIQILNQWEEGGEPIGDLIVEFSILESFEVRGEIVPKLIDEVPILAIIATQAKGKSVFKDVGELKVKESDRIKAVVDGINKMGGKAEIIDEGFAVYGPTKLNGNEIETYNDHRIAMSFAIAGLLADGETIVESNSISISFPNFGETIKKLGGNIIEL
- a CDS encoding prephenate dehydrogenase, yielding MIIGIVGLGLIGTSLALSLKKGFGDLYLWGVDNDCEVLGYLSEKKIFDVLEKRLDRFKDLIRETDCVFISVHPSSVMDVVKNIESYVKEGVIITDTASTKSKIMSYVNNDEFLRKIFIGGHPLAGREISGPLGAVDNLFDGKIYFLCPAIEVSKEKIGSLEKLLKKINATPLIIDPEVHDEILAFTSHLPQIIAYLLSYVAINENNIDFFGSGFKDITRIAKSDYNLWVDIVKENNIKIKKALGEFEKTLRDLVEKLEKEDFVSIEKLFKESKEKRLKLRD
- a CDS encoding ABC transporter ATP-binding protein, whose product is MSNNNNILLRVENLKVWFEIRKNILAKPMYVKAVDGVNFELKKGESISLVGESGSGKTTLGRTILRLYEPTDGKIVFEDKDITKADYKELNWYRKETGFVQQDPFGALVPHFTIYRILEEPLLINKIGTPGERREMIFKALEEVKLTPVTDFIGKYPHMISGGQMQRVVIARALIMKPKLVIADEPVSMLDASVRIEILELLRDLQESHHMSMIYITHDLATVRAFSNWIFIMYAGNLVERARTEELLNNPLHPYTKALLSAIPDPDPQNRFKLREVPPGEPPNLINPPSGCRFHPRCQYVMDICKEKEPEEIEVSKEHWVKCWLYKKG
- the aroB gene encoding 3-dehydroquinate synthase; this encodes MEELTIDLKDKKYPIYIGYNILRRLIKEYWDKYSSSFLITHPFLREIYKEDLSIPEENVIYVPVGEKSKSFQEVIKISKELAKRMADRRSALFAFGGGVVGDLTGFIASIYMRGIKYIQIPTTLLSQVDSSIGGKTGINIREGKNLIGTFYHPDAVIIDIKTLDTLSEREYKSGIAEVIKYGMIMNYEFFKFLEKNVDSILSKDVDKLLYVIKESLLCKKYVVEKDEKESSLRMILNFGHTFGHAIEAKGGYRRFLHGEAVAIGMLLATYLGYKLGFCNYEVLERLKELLMLFGFKIKSPYRIEDLMEYIKRDKKAYGGKLRLILPREIGRVEIVEDIEEKDIIKILKEGDDYGK